From a single Paenibacillus sp. FSL R5-0345 genomic region:
- the cymR gene encoding cysteine metabolism transcriptional regulator CymR, translating to MKISTKGRYGLTIMMELALKFGEGPTSLKSIAEKNGLSEHYLEQLIAPLRNAGLVKSIRGAYGGYILSREASAITAGDIIRVLEGPISPVDFTEEDDAAKRDLWLRIRDSIADVLDSTTLHDLINFKEESLADNYMFYI from the coding sequence TTGAAAATATCAACCAAAGGACGTTACGGACTAACAATTATGATGGAGCTTGCACTGAAATTTGGTGAAGGACCGACCTCACTTAAGAGTATCGCTGAGAAAAATGGACTTTCTGAGCATTATCTGGAGCAACTAATCGCTCCTCTGCGTAACGCAGGACTTGTAAAAAGCATTCGTGGTGCATACGGTGGATACATTTTATCACGTGAGGCCAGTGCTATTACAGCAGGAGACATCATTCGTGTGTTGGAGGGTCCAATTTCTCCGGTAGATTTCACTGAAGAAGATGATGCGGCAAAACGTGATTTATGGTTGCGTATTCGCGACAGCATTGCAGACGTACTGGATTCCACAACGCTTCATGACTTGATTAATTTTAAAGAAGAGAGCTTAGCAGACAATTATATGTTCTATATCTAG
- a CDS encoding ABC transporter permease, which yields MAKTSAEIALLQDSDKSPSGFRIVWRELVRDKLALISLIFLFTIIAAVYGISLFLDQKEIVTVDLFALYEKPSAVHWLGTDYGGRDVFGQLIIGTRNSMSIAFMVTFFTGVIGILVGLVSGYFGGTVDNVAMRVVDFFMILPFIMIVIAFVSAVPKYNTLTFSFIMTAFLWMGIARLIRSKTLQEKELDYVQASKTLGSSNLKIMFTQVLPNLSSIIIVTMTLNLAANIGLESGLSFLGFGFPESTPSLGTLVSYARNPQTLEFRWWIWLPASLLILVLMLSINNVGQALKRATDARQRKG from the coding sequence ATGGCAAAGACAAGCGCAGAGATAGCTCTGCTGCAGGATTCAGATAAAAGTCCATCAGGCTTCAGAATTGTTTGGCGGGAATTGGTGCGTGATAAGTTGGCACTGATCTCACTGATTTTCCTATTTACGATTATCGCTGCTGTGTATGGGATTTCCTTATTTTTAGATCAAAAAGAAATTGTTACGGTTGACTTGTTCGCCCTGTATGAGAAGCCTTCGGCTGTGCATTGGCTGGGGACCGACTATGGAGGACGGGATGTATTCGGTCAATTAATTATTGGTACAAGAAACTCTATGTCTATTGCTTTTATGGTTACATTTTTTACTGGCGTTATTGGGATTCTAGTCGGGTTAGTCTCAGGTTATTTTGGTGGAACGGTAGATAATGTAGCGATGCGTGTTGTAGATTTCTTCATGATTTTACCTTTTATAATGATTGTTATAGCTTTTGTGAGTGCAGTTCCTAAATACAATACGTTAACCTTCTCCTTTATCATGACTGCCTTTCTATGGATGGGGATTGCCAGGTTAATTCGTTCCAAGACGTTACAAGAGAAGGAACTGGATTACGTTCAGGCATCTAAGACCCTAGGTTCCTCCAATCTAAAAATAATGTTCACACAAGTGCTGCCGAACTTAAGCTCCATCATTATTGTCACGATGACTTTAAATTTGGCAGCTAATATTGGCTTGGAATCAGGCCTATCCTTTCTAGGTTTTGGTTTTCCAGAAAGTACACCCAGTTTGGGTACTCTTGTAAGCTATGCGAGAAATCCGCAAACGCTTGAGTTCAGATGGTGGATCTGGTTACCCGCATCACTGCTGATCTTGGTACTGATGTTGAGTATAAATAATGTGGGTCAAGCGCTCAAACGTGCGACCGACGCAAGACAAAGAAAAGGATGA
- the mnmA gene encoding tRNA 2-thiouridine(34) synthase MnmA, with protein sequence MTKAKQDTRVVVGMSGGVDSSVTALLLKQQGYDVIGIFMKNWDDTDEFGVCTAESDAEDVRRVCEQIDIPYYTVNFEKEYFDKVFSYFLDEYKAGRTPNPDVMCNREIKFGEFLNKALQLGADYVATGHYARVIEEDGVYKLLRGVDNNKDQTYFLNALGQYQLSKAMFPIGHLPKPEVRRIAEEAGLYTAKKKDSTGVCFIGERNFREFLSQYLPAQSGDMVDIATGEIKGRHDGLMYYTLGQRQGLGIGGSGNGEPWFVAEKDLSRNILYVVQGDKHHSLYSTSLIASGVNWINGHELGPEPLKCTAKFRYRQPDQGVTLTARKDGTINVDFDVPQKAITPGQAVVFYLGEQCLGGGTIEYAEKVVPSAQA encoded by the coding sequence ATGACAAAAGCAAAACAAGACACCCGTGTCGTCGTCGGCATGTCCGGAGGGGTCGATTCCTCCGTCACGGCGCTTCTGCTCAAGCAGCAGGGCTATGACGTCATCGGCATCTTCATGAAGAATTGGGACGATACCGACGAATTCGGAGTATGTACAGCCGAAAGCGATGCAGAGGATGTTCGCCGCGTATGCGAGCAGATTGATATTCCTTACTATACCGTTAATTTCGAGAAGGAATACTTCGACAAAGTATTTTCATATTTTCTCGATGAATATAAGGCCGGCCGGACGCCTAATCCAGACGTCATGTGCAACCGAGAGATCAAATTCGGGGAGTTCCTGAACAAAGCCCTTCAGCTTGGCGCCGATTATGTAGCGACTGGACATTATGCACGCGTTATAGAAGAAGATGGTGTGTACAAGCTGCTCCGCGGTGTAGACAACAATAAAGACCAGACCTATTTCTTGAACGCGCTGGGCCAATATCAGCTCTCTAAAGCAATGTTCCCGATTGGTCATCTTCCGAAACCGGAAGTTCGGAGAATTGCCGAAGAAGCCGGACTCTATACTGCCAAGAAAAAAGACAGTACAGGCGTCTGCTTTATCGGTGAGCGTAACTTCCGTGAATTCCTCAGCCAGTATCTGCCTGCACAATCTGGTGACATGGTAGATATAGCCACTGGGGAAATCAAAGGCCGCCATGATGGTCTTATGTACTATACATTGGGTCAGCGTCAAGGCCTTGGCATTGGCGGATCCGGTAACGGCGAACCTTGGTTTGTAGCCGAAAAAGACCTTAGCCGCAACATTCTTTATGTAGTTCAAGGAGACAAGCACCACAGCCTGTACTCCACTAGTCTAATTGCCTCCGGTGTAAACTGGATTAACGGGCATGAGCTAGGTCCTGAGCCGCTAAAATGCACTGCTAAATTCCGGTATCGCCAGCCTGATCAAGGTGTAACGCTCACCGCACGGAAAGACGGAACGATAAACGTAGACTTTGATGTTCCGCAAAAAGCGATTACGCCAGGCCAAGCCGTTGTCTTCTATCTCGGTGAGCAATGTCTCGGCGGCGGCACGATCGAATATGCAGAAAAGGTCGTTCCTTCAGCGCAAGCTTAA
- a CDS encoding oligopeptide ABC transporter substrate-binding protein: MRKAIRSKALLVSLMLVMLFALAACGSKNNNGAAESTAAPSASAPAETAEATAAPEAEDGLYNIKDFSNIKTNQGEAIDGGTITFGLVSDSPFEGTLNLNFYSGAPDAEVLNWFDEGLLTWDKDYVYTNDGAATYEVAEDGRTFTFTIRDNVNWQDGKPVTAEDWLFAHEVIGNPKYDGPRYGSDFTNIEGMEEYHSGKAKTISGIKVLGEKKLQITYLKSSPSLLTGGIWIYPLAKHIFGGMDVAKISSSPEVRQKPIGFGAFKVESIVPGESVVFVKNEDYWRGAPKLDKVILKVINPTTVVQELKSGGVDLVDAFPIDQFPDNAKMSNVEYLGAVDRAYTYIGFKLGKWDAEKKVVATDPKAKMADVNLRKAMWAAVDNDTVGKKFYSGLRWNATTLIPPSHPEFHDASNPGVPYDPEAAKKILDDAGYKLNGEFRTNPDGSELKINFISMTGSDIAEPLAQYYVQSWKAIGLNVNLEMVEFNTFYDRVGQNGEDDPTVDVYQGAWTVGIDVDPTGLYGKDAIFNFPRYSSAENDRLLAEGVSEDAFDVNKRKEIYKEWQQFMVNEIPVFPTLYRAALVPVNNRILNYGIGDGTGLYYNDIAVSADKAVVAQ, translated from the coding sequence ATGAGAAAAGCCATTCGTTCAAAAGCTTTACTAGTTTCATTAATGTTAGTAATGTTGTTCGCTCTTGCGGCTTGCGGCTCCAAGAACAACAACGGAGCGGCTGAGTCAACAGCAGCACCAAGTGCCAGTGCTCCTGCGGAAACCGCAGAAGCGACGGCAGCTCCTGAAGCAGAAGACGGACTTTATAACATTAAAGATTTCAGTAACATTAAGACTAATCAAGGTGAAGCTATTGATGGCGGGACAATTACGTTTGGACTCGTTTCCGACAGTCCGTTTGAAGGTACCTTGAACTTGAACTTCTATTCTGGAGCTCCAGATGCTGAAGTGCTGAATTGGTTCGATGAAGGTTTGTTAACTTGGGACAAAGACTATGTGTACACGAATGATGGTGCAGCAACTTATGAAGTAGCAGAAGATGGACGGACCTTTACCTTTACGATTCGCGACAATGTGAACTGGCAGGATGGAAAGCCGGTGACAGCAGAAGATTGGCTGTTCGCGCATGAGGTTATTGGTAATCCGAAATATGATGGTCCACGTTACGGCTCTGACTTTACGAATATTGAAGGTATGGAAGAATACCACTCCGGAAAAGCAAAGACCATTTCTGGTATTAAAGTTCTGGGTGAGAAGAAGCTGCAAATTACTTATCTTAAATCTTCCCCTTCCCTGTTAACAGGTGGCATATGGATTTATCCATTAGCTAAACATATCTTTGGTGGTATGGATGTTGCCAAAATCTCCTCATCCCCTGAAGTTCGTCAAAAGCCAATTGGCTTCGGAGCTTTTAAAGTGGAAAGTATCGTTCCTGGTGAGTCTGTAGTATTCGTTAAGAATGAAGATTACTGGCGCGGCGCACCTAAACTGGATAAAGTAATTTTGAAGGTAATCAACCCTACGACTGTTGTGCAAGAACTGAAGTCTGGTGGAGTTGACTTGGTGGATGCCTTCCCTATTGATCAATTCCCGGATAATGCAAAGATGTCCAATGTTGAGTATCTCGGTGCTGTTGACCGTGCATATACGTATATTGGATTTAAGCTTGGTAAATGGGATGCGGAGAAAAAAGTCGTTGCTACCGATCCTAAAGCTAAAATGGCGGATGTGAACCTGCGTAAAGCCATGTGGGCTGCTGTAGACAATGATACAGTGGGTAAGAAGTTCTATAGTGGTCTTCGCTGGAATGCGACAACTTTAATTCCACCTTCTCATCCGGAATTCCATGATGCTTCTAATCCAGGTGTACCTTATGATCCAGAAGCTGCTAAGAAGATCTTGGATGATGCTGGTTACAAACTTAACGGTGAATTTAGAACGAATCCGGATGGTAGTGAGCTGAAAATTAATTTCATCTCGATGACAGGATCGGACATCGCAGAACCATTAGCTCAATATTATGTACAATCCTGGAAAGCGATTGGTCTGAATGTGAATTTGGAGATGGTAGAATTTAATACGTTCTATGACCGTGTTGGACAAAATGGTGAGGATGATCCTACCGTTGATGTGTACCAAGGTGCTTGGACTGTAGGAATTGATGTTGACCCAACAGGTCTTTATGGTAAAGACGCGATCTTTAACTTCCCGCGTTACTCGAGTGCAGAGAATGATCGGTTGCTCGCTGAAGGAGTCTCCGAGGATGCATTCGATGTAAATAAACGTAAAGAGATCTATAAAGAATGGCAACAGTTTATGGTTAACGAGATTCCTGTATTCCCTACGCTTTATCGTGCGGCCCTAGTTCCGGTCAACAACCGTATACTGAATTATGGAATTGGTGATGGAACTGGACTTTACTATAATGACATTGCAGTTTCTGCGGATAAAGCTGTAGTAGCTCAGTAA